In Methanobacterium spitsbergense, the following proteins share a genomic window:
- a CDS encoding UPF0179 family protein, with protein MITLIGNCLANKGLKFMHYGATSECESCRFKNTCIDTLEEGRMYIIKNVKNGEQPCMIHEGGKVRVVEVEKAYIRGVIDSKQSFEGSKIVFNPPECDEDCSLRDLCFPDGLYREDKCKIIRNMGKPREKCPKGRDLNMVLLKY; from the coding sequence ATGATAACGCTAATAGGCAATTGCCTAGCAAACAAAGGACTTAAATTTATGCATTATGGTGCTACATCTGAATGTGAATCCTGTAGATTTAAAAATACCTGTATAGACACCCTTGAAGAAGGTAGAATGTACATTATTAAGAATGTTAAAAATGGTGAACAACCTTGTATGATTCATGAGGGCGGTAAAGTAAGAGTTGTTGAAGTTGAAAAGGCATATATTCGGGGAGTCATAGATTCAAAACAATCATTTGAAGGTTCAAAAATAGTATTCAACCCTCCTGAATGCGATGAAGATTGTTCTCTTAGGGATTTGTGCTTTCCAGACGGTTTATACAGAGAGGATAAGTGCAAAATCATACGAAACATGGGAAAACCACGAGAAAAATGTCCTAAGGGCAGAGATCTGAACATGGTACTTTTAAAATATTGA